From Calliphora vicina chromosome 3, idCalVici1.1, whole genome shotgun sequence:
GATTTAAAATCACCGCCCAAGGATTGTGGTGAACGTTGCAACAAACAAGATATCGAAGGAGGACCAGTGTGTGGCTCAGACGGCAATACTTATGCCTCTAATTGTGAATTTAAACGTAGAACCTGTCATTTAAGAGTTGTTCAAGTATCCCTGAAAAACTGCCTTTTAACAGCTGACTGCGAAACCGATTGCGATGCCCAACCACCGAATTTCGTGTGCGGTTCGgataataaattctataaatcaGAATGTCATATGCGTAAGGAAAATTGTGGCAAACATGTTTTCGTTGTGCCCCTGAAAAGATGTCTGAGTAATGTGCAATTTAAGGGATGTGCCAAAATATGTCCACCCGACTTTGAACCAGTCTGTGGTACCGACAACATGACTTATTCGAATGAGTGCTTTTTGGATATGGAAAACTGTCATAGTAACAACACAATAGCGATACTACATTATGGTGCTTGCGGTCGACCAGAAGCACCTTCAACGAATTTCTTGTATTAattgaatataaacaaaaacaaaacaaaaatcatatttcCATATTGTTGTTGTCCAgttgtcaaattaaaaaattgaagaacatactacaatatatttaattgcTAAACGAacgattgattatttttttacatacatacatacatacatatttaatatatttatgaaattatttatttatttgcttagttaataataattgttatacgataagacattttttatatctaactttataatataaatttaatgaaattaaaaacggaataaataaatttgtgtgaTTATAAGTTAAGCAGAATCGTCAAAGAGTTTATTAAGGCAGGCCTTAATTTCATGCGGCTTATATTTAATATACTTATCAGGATTTTTACTAAATTGAATACCAGCATacctacaaaaacaaaagaatataTAGAGAAACAAGtttgagagagttttttccattaaaaaaatcggtaattaaaaaataaaaataaaaagtgggTAGAATGAATGaagtacatatataaataaattaatgatgCAGCATAATATAGCTTTAGTTGTTAGATTTGTTAGTTTCCGAAATATGTATTAAAGATTCAACATACCGTCGCCTACGAAAAGATATATGAATTTTCAACAACTTTTCAAGAGAGCAAACTGAATAAGGACTTTTAAAACCcaataaagatattttaaaatagtttggtAAGTAGACGAACGATCAATGGGGCTTTCAAAAGGtcgaataaacaaatatttaaatttcatacataAATCATTTCTCCATCCATTTTcacaaacttttgtttttttttttttttttttggttaaaattaaataaataaaataattagacAAATTTTGCGCTATTACATATTTCACAAAGTATGTAGTTCCATTTGGCTGAGGcaacaattttgcaattttgacCAGCAAAAAAAGAAATGGACCACTTCTGCATACCTCAATATAACAAGgagaaaaataaaacgaaatatagttttttaaacaaaagtggATTTTTACTTATTCTTCAACAATATCCCTCTGTCTATTGATATCAACTATCAGAAGCTACAAATAACATACAGACAtgtgaatttatcaatatatGTATAGGGTCTGATCTCAATAATTATGGTACTGAAAACAAGCAAAATCAATCCAAAAATGGATGTGCAGACATCTGAAGCATTCCAAAAATGGTcaagatatataaaaaaaaaacttgtaaaaactaTTCTAAAGGGAAAAAATCGTGAAACCCAAACCaaataaaacgattttttttaaactcctaACTTTTAATTCTATATAGATGATATTCCTCATGTTATTtttctaagcagtttggtaaAAAAGTAATGGACCAAAATGAGAAGCAACCTCCAATAAATTAAATAGAGGTAACAACTTTCaagtttcaaaaaaatcaagaatCAGTTGCTAGGAATAAACGGAATTGGTATCAAAAATTGAGTcttgttatttaaacaaaactgtATGCTATTAAACATTATGGGAAGAGCATTCATTGATGGGTATGTAAAATTCGGTTTAGCTgaacaatttttacattatacaaatattgaaatgcatttatttaaaaaaaaataatagaaaaagaaaacattaaaagtaaaacagaaacaaaagtacttacatattgaaaaattcattatatttGGGTAATATATGTTCCTCATTATCACGCTTAATACCTTGTCTCAACATAACATCCGGAATAGAGATGCCCCTTTGAATTTTACAAGCTTCTTCAAAGTCTTTGTTGAAAGtctataaaaagaaacatatattaatttattattacacaTTAGACCGACTCGCCGAAGAAAGTGTTTTAGTTAGCTcccttaaaacaaaatttggtttgttttatgatacaaatattaaacaccaaataaataaattaataataaaaaatggtcCAAAGAGAAGAAAATTAActtcgatttaaataaaagtttatttaatcgaacatttaaataaatgcatgtttaaaaatgttttttattattagaattttcgaatatatctttaaaatcttatttattttgtttttttcaaaacttttaagttcgaaattttaaaatgatataatttcgaattttcgaacatattgTAATATTGCATTGTCATCAGATTTATGCAAGattatttaaaaagctttaaaaaaatttcgaacataagttcgaatttgatttcgaatttttgaacattttgatCAAAATTTCAGCCTATTCGGCCTACGAGAACTGGTccaaaattaagttaaaattttttacctaaacaaacatacaaacaaacgtTGCAAATTAAATAAGGTCCAGCTCATGAACGCTTATCACTTGACTCAACATATTTTGGGAAATATCATAAAACAAATcaaagtttatttgtttatttgtaacaAAGAAAcgtatagaaataaaaaactgCAACACTCTAATGTTGTATGTCTTTCCTTTAAATTTACTCACCACaaacttttcctttaaaatactGCGGTCTTTATCTTTAACTTTACCCTGTGTAGGTTTGGGCAACTCATCTAAAGGCGATATATTCGATAGCATTTTCGACCAAGTTTTTTGATACGaaaatttcaattcttttataGTTTCAATATAACTATTGCGACAATCGGGTTCGGCAATCGTCACAATATCAATTAAAttcgaagttattaacgaatttaatatataattgatgttatttaaacGGAACAAGTGTTTGGTAGCCTGATCATTGTATTGTTCACATTTATTCATTATGGAGAGATTTAATTCAGCTAAAGCTTTTTCTAAaggaaaaacaaaagcaaatgaacatttattgaatttttaaaatgaattaaaatataaaaaacaactttcttacTTATGTAAATGGCCAATAGTGCCTTATTGCGTTCCTCTTCGGGCAAAGGTTTTTTCATAAGTATTGTATCCAGCTGTGTGGAGTAGAGTACATCCGGCTGTAGTATTACACCAATGACATCGTAgtgatttaaaagattttctataaaccATATTGTGTTCGATGTTAACTCGTGCACAGTAGCGTCCTTAGGTACATTGACATAACCCAAAGTACTGGAATTCATGCCCactatatttgttgttgtatcgcCTCTTACGGCTTCTAGGAAATGTTCCAAGGCTTTGGCACCCTTGAAAaacataaatagtttttttttaaagaaataaacacttgtgaattaataattttatcttACCGTGTgctgtaatttatttaaaacgtttgtcAATTGTTCTCGCTGTTGAACATCATAGGTACGATCGATATCGGGTTGTAGcagtaaaacatttttcaatgtcTTAAATATACCTAAAGCCGAAGTCCATTCTTTGCGTGTGATGCTACGCATTATGCGATTTGTTATTGCTTCGGCATCTTTAACCACCATATCAAGCGATTTGAAGGCGAGTTTAGCAAATACATCGGATTGTTTTGAATTCGGTATTATCTCTTGCATTAAAGCACGTTCCCAGTTAAGAAGACGCTGTAGTCCAAGCAGCATGACCAGATATTTATCTAATTCTTGATCACCATCAGCATACTCTTCAGAGGATAAGTGCTCTGAATGAGAAGTggcttttttaattgaaatgccAGTTGATTGTTCCAAAGTTTGGGTGgcttttaaatacaatttattggCTTTACGTTCAAATCTGAGCAGAGAATTCAGTGTATTTTCAAAGTATAAATGCAGAATACGTATATAAAAACTACTTACATTTGTTGTAAACGCATGGAGggacttttttttgtttcctggCGTCCAGTATGACGAGATTTCTACAAGAAATTCAACACAACCTCAATAAACATCTTGTAATCTAAtgaatctttttttattattattattattgttaaataaaacagtCTTTTTTGAtcagtaaataaatttattaaaatgaaataaaaaaaatatataaaatttatttaattaggtaacttttaaaaatacaaacatattaaTAGTTATCAATAGGAACACGTAAACGAGGCTAATACATTTTCTCAAAATGGcgtattttgttaaaaggttttttacatttctttcaGGTTGAAAAgacattttgaaacatttccaTAATGCAATCACGATCCTCAACAGACTTAATACCTATACCTTGCAGATCAGAAGTTTTAATATCCATAAGGTTCTGGCAATCAATGCCTGCTCTTTCGAAATTCTCACAGTAACACTCCAGGCCCagagtttttaataatattttaagcgTTAAAGTGTGATTCAGAACCGAACTATTTTTGCTATCTTCCAATGGAGAACTTAAACTGCTGACATCGGCATTGCAATAGGAGGGCGAATGTGAAAAATTACTGCCAAAAGCTGGACACGGACTTAAGAATGTTTTTTTGTCGCCATATTTGGGTGATGCTGTATAAGTGACTACTGGTTTCGCCAACAAGCTGGGTTTTTTAAATTCCATAAAAGAGGAACTATGGTGTTCAGTTAGGGGACTCGATAGGGATCCGGGCAGCTTATAAATGGGTGACAAGCAGGGTGATCGAAAGTTGGTATGTACCGGTGTAAAGCAACGTTTGCTAGCCATGATGTTGTGAACTTCTTGATAAGTGTGTGCTGTTGGAGTCATGGCTGTAGGAGTTACATTGAATTTAAACTCTCTGACAGTGTCAAAAGTCGGTGTACGACAATCttccattttattatttttaacttctttttttttgtttttgttatcttttaaatttgatttattatttagaatACACTCGAATGATTTAAACACATGTAAAACAGTTACGAAACTAAATgatattctaaataaataagttggattgttattttttcttcaaatatttataacgGTATGCGAGTCATTGGAAAATGAACGAAGGTATTCACACATTTTGCTCTTTAGCAAGAGAGACAAGAGAGTCATAAATAGGGTTCTTAATTTCCTGGACTTTTTACATTCccgggaaatattaaaaaattccggaatattttttaataatttgtttcgaAAGAGAGCTTTTTCAAACCagaatgtatataaacaaatttaaaccagtATAATGAGTATTTTATCTAAAGCGAGTCGTGCTATCTACTATGGGGATTGCGTATAACTATGATTGTAAATCGaataaatattaatagaataatcggggaaaaatataattttcaatttataataaaaaaatattctattaatcgaataaattaattttcaagttaaaaatagaaaaactagtttatattaacaaatattataaaataaattttatgaaattattcgaacaatattttttacatgttatattcgttcgaataatcggggaaattttaaaaattaatccatcactcgaataataaaaaaattataaacttttattcgattaaaataaaactcgaataattgacaagCCTTGTATCTATGTTCTATACAggtttacttttttgttcatacttatatttgaattcaactacatatgtatttgaattgaatccCTTAGTACATTTTGTGGGTATGCCTTCAAGCGTAAAAACTTTTGGGTGTATAGTTTTCCATAAGGCCCATTCATTTTCATTATCAATAAGGCAATTAAAATTCAACTTACCAATGCTTCATTGCCCCAACTGCTACTTTTCTGATgatcttttaaattttgcaacGAACGAAATACAACTTCTCCCCGTTCGATGGCATAAATCACAGTATATTCGAATCTTAAATTCTGCTCCAACCAATGTGATATTGTAAACAATTCTTCCCTAGTACTTTGAGTCAACTGTCTAAAAGAGGTGTATTCATCATTTGATGA
This genomic window contains:
- the mtrm gene encoding protein matrimony — its product is MEDCRTPTFDTVREFKFNVTPTAMTPTAHTYQEVHNIMASKRCFTPVHTNFRSPCLSPIYKLPGSLSSPLTEHHSSSFMEFKKPSLLAKPVVTYTASPKYGDKKTFLSPCPAFGSNFSHSPSYCNADVSSLSSPLEDSKNSSVLNHTLTLKILLKTLGLECYCENFERAGIDCQNLMDIKTSDLQGIGIKSVEDRDCIMEMFQNVFST
- the Exo70 gene encoding exocyst complex component 7, which produces MNNLDTSLQVHSKLEKETSNLVLLRERVDKYHDLSNQMSDILTVFENRLGKLEQTILPVYQETEQLQKRQHNLEATLNCLETVLSHYDVSQEVCNLIHQGPTEGSVGIFLEALGRLRSAMEYFLHHNSQSVELENVTSLFNTGCEGLNNHYRLLLKKNGSPLKPVDILDLIYNEDDSSNDEYTSFRQLTQSTREELFTISHWLEQNLRFEYTVIYAIERGEVVFRSLQNLKDHQKSSSWGNEALKSRHTGRQETKKSPSMRLQQIFERKANKLYLKATQTLEQSTGISIKKATSHSEHLSSEEYADGDQELDKYLVMLLGLQRLLNWERALMQEIIPNSKQSDVFAKLAFKSLDMVVKDAEAITNRIMRSITRKEWTSALGIFKTLKNVLLLQPDIDRTYDVQQREQLTNVLNKLQHTGAKALEHFLEAVRGDTTTNIVGMNSSTLGYVNVPKDATVHELTSNTIWFIENLLNHYDVIGVILQPDVLYSTQLDTILMKKPLPEEERNKALLAIYIKKALAELNLSIMNKCEQYNDQATKHLFRLNNINYILNSLITSNLIDIVTIAEPDCRNSYIETIKELKFSYQKTWSKMLSNISPLDELPKPTQGKVKDKDRSILKEKFVTFNKDFEEACKIQRGISIPDVMLRQGIKRDNEEHILPKYNEFFNMYAGIQFSKNPDKYIKYKPHEIKACLNKLFDDSA